A window from Streptomyces subrutilus encodes these proteins:
- a CDS encoding magnesium and cobalt transport protein CorA, with translation MPERPDRRSSPSAAAKRAGWRRPASPASAPPAGPPDTQPPAPQAPPPADHRSVVDSAVYRDGRRVASPATLAETFRQLREQPDGMAWIGLHRPTEPELHSLAAEFNLHELAVEDALEAHQRPKLERYGDTLFVVLRAARYVDALEEVDFGELHVFVGPDFLITVRHGAAPDLSSVRRRMEATPELLSLGPEAALYAILDAVVDGYAPVVEGVQTDIDEIETEVFRGDPAVSRRIYELSREMVEFQRATRPLVGMLNNLMAGFAKYRTDEELQRYLRDVADHVTHTSERVDGFRQALTEILTVNSTLVSQQQNAEMRALAEAGFEQNEEIKKISSWAAILFAPTLVGTIYGMNFETMPELKWAAGYPFAILLMAVVCVSLYVIFKKRDWL, from the coding sequence ATGCCGGAGCGTCCAGACCGCCGCTCGTCACCGTCCGCCGCCGCGAAGCGCGCGGGCTGGCGCCGACCCGCCTCCCCCGCCTCCGCACCCCCCGCGGGCCCCCCGGACACCCAGCCGCCCGCACCCCAGGCGCCCCCGCCCGCGGACCACCGCAGCGTGGTGGACTCGGCCGTCTACCGCGACGGCCGGCGGGTCGCCTCCCCCGCGACCCTGGCCGAGACCTTCCGGCAGCTGCGCGAACAGCCCGACGGGATGGCCTGGATCGGCCTGCACCGTCCGACCGAACCCGAACTGCACTCCCTGGCCGCCGAGTTCAACCTCCACGAGCTCGCCGTGGAGGACGCCCTGGAAGCCCACCAGCGTCCCAAGCTCGAACGCTACGGCGACACCCTCTTCGTCGTCCTGCGCGCCGCCCGCTACGTGGACGCCCTGGAGGAGGTCGACTTCGGCGAACTCCACGTCTTCGTCGGCCCCGACTTCCTGATCACGGTCCGCCACGGCGCGGCCCCCGACCTCTCCAGCGTCCGCCGCCGCATGGAGGCGACCCCCGAACTCCTCTCCCTGGGACCGGAGGCGGCCCTGTACGCGATCCTCGACGCGGTGGTCGACGGCTACGCCCCGGTCGTCGAGGGCGTCCAGACGGACATCGACGAGATCGAGACGGAAGTCTTCCGCGGCGACCCGGCGGTCTCGCGCCGCATCTACGAACTCTCGCGCGAAATGGTCGAGTTCCAACGCGCGACCCGCCCCCTGGTCGGCATGCTCAACAACCTGATGGCCGGCTTCGCCAAGTACCGCACGGACGAGGAACTGCAACGCTACCTCCGCGACGTGGCGGACCACGTCACGCACACCAGCGAACGCGTCGACGGCTTCCGCCAGGCCCTGACGGAGATCCTCACGGTGAACTCCACCCTGGTCTCCCAACAACAGAACGCCGAAATGCGCGCCTTGGCCGAAGCCGGCTTCGAACAGAACGAGGAGATCAAGAAGATCTCCTCGTGGGCGGCCATTTTGTTTGCACCCACGCTGGTGGGAACCATCTACGGCATGAACTTCGAGACCATGCCCGAGCTGAAGTGGGCGGCCGGCTACCCCTTCGCGATCCTACTGATGGCGGTGGTCTGCGTCAGCCTGTACGTCATCTTCAAGAAGCGCGACTGGCTGTAG
- a CDS encoding glutathione peroxidase yields MSLYDIPLTTLSDEPTTLGAHKGKAILLVNTASQCGLTPQYSGLARLQFAYEAKGFTVIGVPCNQFGEQEPGNAEDIQTFCAAGFGVTFPILEKSEVNGENRHPLYQELVKTPDADGEAGDIQWNFEKFLISPAGEVVARFRPRTEPEAPEVIAAIEAHLPA; encoded by the coding sequence ATGAGCCTGTACGACATCCCGCTGACCACCCTGTCCGACGAGCCCACGACCCTCGGGGCGCACAAGGGCAAGGCGATCCTGCTGGTGAACACCGCCTCCCAGTGCGGGCTCACCCCGCAGTACTCGGGCCTGGCCCGCCTGCAGTTCGCGTACGAGGCCAAGGGCTTCACCGTCATCGGCGTCCCCTGCAACCAGTTCGGCGAGCAGGAGCCCGGCAACGCCGAGGACATCCAGACGTTCTGCGCGGCCGGCTTCGGCGTGACCTTCCCGATCCTGGAGAAGTCCGAGGTCAACGGCGAGAACCGGCACCCGCTCTACCAGGAGCTGGTGAAGACGCCCGACGCGGACGGCGAGGCCGGGGACATCCAGTGGAACTTCGAGAAGTTCCTGATCTCCCCCGCCGGCGAGGTCGTGGCCCGCTTCCGCCCGCGCACCGAGCCCGAGGCCCCCGAGGTCATCGCCGCCATCGAGGCCCACCTGCCCGCGTAG
- a CDS encoding 2-hydroxy-3-oxopropionate reductase, whose product MSNLPKIAWIGLGIMGSPMAENLLKAGYQVTGFTLEQDKLDRLAAAGGAAAGSIAEAVEDADVVITMVPASPQVEAIAYGENGILENAKSGALIVDMSSITPQTSIDLAKNAAEKGIRVIDAPVSGGEAGAIEAVLSIMVGGEQADFDEALPILEALGKTIVLCGPHGSGQTVKAANQLIVAVNIQACAEAVVFLEKSGVNLQAALDVLNGGLAGSTVLTRKKDNFLNRDFKPGFRIDLHHKDMGIVTDAARNVGAALPVGAVVAQLVASLRAQGDGGLDHSALLRAVERLSGAQI is encoded by the coding sequence ATGAGCAACCTCCCCAAGATCGCCTGGATCGGTCTCGGAATCATGGGCTCGCCCATGGCCGAGAACCTCCTGAAGGCCGGCTACCAGGTCACCGGCTTCACGCTGGAGCAGGACAAGCTCGACCGGCTGGCCGCCGCCGGCGGCGCCGCCGCGGGCTCGATCGCCGAGGCCGTCGAGGACGCCGACGTCGTCATCACGATGGTGCCCGCCTCCCCGCAGGTCGAGGCCATCGCGTACGGCGAGAACGGCATCCTGGAGAACGCGAAGTCCGGCGCGCTGATCGTCGACATGTCGTCGATCACCCCGCAGACCTCGATCGACCTCGCCAAGAACGCCGCCGAGAAGGGCATCCGCGTCATCGACGCCCCGGTGTCCGGCGGCGAGGCCGGCGCCATCGAGGCCGTGCTGTCGATCATGGTGGGTGGCGAGCAGGCCGACTTCGACGAGGCCCTGCCCATCCTGGAGGCCCTCGGCAAGACCATCGTCCTGTGCGGCCCGCACGGCTCCGGTCAGACGGTCAAGGCCGCCAACCAGCTCATCGTCGCGGTGAACATCCAGGCGTGCGCCGAGGCCGTGGTCTTCCTGGAGAAGTCCGGCGTCAACCTCCAGGCCGCCCTGGACGTCCTCAACGGCGGCCTGGCCGGCTCCACGGTCCTGACCCGCAAGAAGGACAACTTCCTGAACCGCGACTTCAAGCCCGGGTTCCGGATCGACCTGCACCACAAGGACATGGGCATCGTCACCGACGCCGCCCGCAACGTCGGTGCGGCCCTGCCGGTCGGCGCGGTCGTCGCCCAGCTGGTCGCCTCGCTGCGCGCCCAGGGCGACGGCGGCCTGGACCACTCCGCCCTGCTCCGTGCGGTCGAGCGCCTCTCCGGCGCCCAGATCTGA
- the gcl gene encoding glyoxylate carboligase, with translation MPRMTAAAAAVEILKREGVSQAFGVPGAAINPFYRELKNVGGINHTLARHVEGASHMAEGYTRTSPGNIGVCIGTSGPAGTDMITGLYSAIADSIPILCITGQAPVAKLHKEDFQAVDIASIAKPVTKAATTVLEAAQVPGVFQQAFYLMRSGRPGPVLIDLPIDVQLTEIEFDPDLYEPLAVHKPAATRKQAEKAIQFLLESERPLIVAGGGIINADASDLLVEFAELTGVPVISTLMGWGVIPDDHELAAGMVGVQTSHRYGNATFLESDFVLGIGNRWANRHTGYNLDAYLGDRTFVHVDIEPTQIGKIFAPDLGIASDAKAALEIFIEVAKELKAEGKLPDFSAWVASHLERKSTLQRRTHFDNIPMKPQRVYEEMNKAFGPETRYVTTIGLSQIAGAQMLHVFKPRHWINCGQAGPLGWTIPAALGVATADPQTPVVALSGDYDFQFMLEELAVGAQHKIPYVHVLVNNAYLGLIRQAQGGLGINFEVNLEFENINAPELGVYGVDHVKVVEGLGCKAIRVTDPNELGAALEEAKKLAAEFSVPVVVEAILERVTNISMSKTVDMSDVTEFEELATEPGHAPTAIRPLAV, from the coding sequence ATGCCTCGTATGACAGCCGCCGCCGCTGCAGTGGAGATCCTCAAGCGTGAGGGCGTTTCGCAAGCGTTCGGCGTGCCCGGCGCTGCGATCAACCCGTTCTACCGCGAGCTCAAGAACGTGGGCGGCATCAACCACACGCTGGCCCGCCACGTCGAGGGTGCCTCGCACATGGCCGAGGGCTACACCCGTACGTCGCCCGGGAACATCGGCGTCTGCATCGGTACGTCCGGCCCGGCCGGCACCGACATGATCACCGGCCTGTACTCGGCCATCGCGGACTCGATCCCGATCCTCTGCATCACCGGTCAGGCTCCGGTCGCGAAGCTCCACAAGGAGGACTTCCAGGCCGTCGACATCGCCTCGATCGCCAAGCCGGTCACCAAGGCCGCCACCACGGTCCTCGAAGCCGCGCAGGTCCCCGGCGTCTTCCAGCAGGCCTTCTACCTGATGCGTTCCGGCCGCCCCGGCCCGGTCCTCATCGACCTGCCGATCGACGTGCAGCTGACCGAGATCGAGTTCGACCCCGACCTGTACGAGCCGCTGGCCGTGCACAAGCCCGCCGCGACCCGCAAGCAGGCCGAGAAGGCCATCCAGTTCCTGCTGGAGTCCGAGCGTCCGCTGATCGTCGCCGGTGGCGGCATCATCAACGCCGACGCCTCCGACCTGCTGGTCGAGTTCGCCGAGCTGACCGGTGTCCCGGTCATCTCCACCCTGATGGGCTGGGGCGTCATCCCCGACGACCACGAGCTCGCCGCCGGCATGGTCGGCGTCCAGACCTCGCACCGCTACGGCAACGCGACGTTCCTGGAGTCGGACTTCGTCCTGGGCATCGGCAACCGCTGGGCCAACCGCCACACCGGTTACAACCTGGACGCCTACCTCGGCGACCGCACGTTCGTCCACGTGGACATCGAGCCCACGCAGATCGGCAAGATCTTCGCCCCCGACCTCGGCATCGCCTCCGACGCCAAGGCCGCGCTGGAGATCTTCATCGAGGTCGCCAAGGAGCTCAAGGCCGAGGGCAAGCTGCCCGACTTCAGCGCCTGGGTCGCCTCGCACCTGGAGCGCAAGAGCACCCTGCAGCGCCGTACGCACTTCGACAACATCCCGATGAAGCCGCAGCGCGTCTACGAGGAGATGAACAAGGCCTTCGGCCCGGAGACGCGCTACGTCACCACCATCGGCCTGTCCCAGATCGCCGGCGCGCAGATGCTGCACGTCTTCAAGCCGCGCCACTGGATCAACTGCGGCCAGGCCGGCCCGCTCGGCTGGACCATCCCGGCCGCGCTGGGCGTCGCCACCGCCGACCCGCAGACCCCCGTCGTCGCCCTCTCCGGCGACTACGACTTCCAGTTCATGCTGGAGGAGCTGGCGGTCGGCGCGCAGCACAAGATCCCGTACGTCCACGTCCTGGTGAACAACGCCTACCTCGGCCTCATCCGCCAGGCGCAGGGCGGCCTGGGCATCAACTTCGAGGTCAACCTCGAATTCGAGAACATCAACGCTCCCGAGCTGGGCGTCTACGGCGTCGACCACGTCAAGGTCGTCGAGGGCCTCGGCTGCAAGGCGATCCGCGTCACGGACCCGAACGAGCTGGGTGCCGCCCTGGAGGAGGCCAAGAAGCTCGCCGCGGAGTTCAGCGTCCCGGTCGTCGTCGAGGCCATCCTGGAGCGCGTCACCAACATCTCGATGAGCAAGACGGTCGACATGAGCGACGTCACCGAGTTCGAGGAGCTGGCCACGGAGCCGGGCCACGCCCCGACCGCGATCAGGCCGCTCGCGGTCTGA
- a CDS encoding AMP-binding protein: MTTDDRTQNSATAQFLAARDFLLERRGDHEAALAGFTWPRPRHFNWALDWFDHIAADNDADALRIVEDDGTSSALTFAELSARSDAAANWLRAQGVAPGDRILVMLGNQRELWEVMLGAMKLRAVVIPATPLLGAADLRDRVERGLVRHVVARAEDTARFDEVPGTYTRIAAGSRVPAGWRRLADMDAQGGPADGPGAGPFAGPFVPEGETLATDPLMLYFTSGTTARPKLVEHTHASYPIGHLSTMYWIGLRPGDVHLNIASPGWAKHAWSNLFAPWNAGATVFVHNYTRFDAERLMETMDRHGVTTFCAPPTVWRMLIQSDLTKLARPPREAVAAGEPLNPEVIEKVRAAWGVTIRDGFGQTETTLQIGNFPGVPVKPGSMGRPAPGYGIVLLDPVTGKESADEGELCVDLRTRPAGVTTGYRDDPERTAAAMADGLYRTGDIASRDADGYLTYVGRSDDVFKASDYKISPFELESALLEHEAVAEAAVVPAPDALRLAVPKAYVTLAEGWEPGPDTARALFEHSRTVLSPYKRIRRIEFGELPKTVSGKIRRVELRELTEAGSTGEYDEADLT, translated from the coding sequence ATGACGACCGACGACCGTACGCAGAACAGCGCCACCGCCCAGTTCCTGGCCGCGCGGGACTTCCTGCTGGAGCGCCGGGGGGACCACGAGGCCGCCCTCGCCGGTTTCACCTGGCCGCGCCCCCGCCACTTCAACTGGGCCCTGGACTGGTTCGACCACATCGCCGCCGACAACGACGCCGACGCCCTGCGCATCGTGGAGGACGACGGCACCAGCTCCGCCCTCACCTTCGCGGAGCTCTCCGCCCGCTCCGACGCGGCCGCCAACTGGCTGCGCGCCCAGGGCGTCGCCCCCGGCGACCGGATCCTGGTCATGCTCGGCAACCAGCGCGAGCTGTGGGAGGTCATGCTCGGCGCGATGAAGCTGCGCGCCGTCGTCATCCCCGCCACCCCGCTGCTCGGCGCGGCCGACCTGCGCGACCGGGTCGAGCGGGGCCTCGTGCGGCACGTCGTCGCGCGCGCCGAGGACACGGCCAGGTTCGACGAGGTGCCGGGCACCTACACCCGGATCGCGGCCGGCTCCCGGGTTCCGGCCGGCTGGCGGCGCCTGGCCGACATGGACGCGCAGGGCGGTCCGGCCGACGGCCCCGGGGCCGGGCCGTTCGCCGGTCCCTTCGTTCCCGAAGGGGAGACCCTCGCCACCGACCCGCTGATGCTCTACTTCACCTCCGGCACCACCGCCCGCCCCAAGCTCGTGGAGCACACCCACGCCTCGTACCCCATCGGGCACCTCTCGACCATGTACTGGATCGGGCTGCGCCCCGGCGACGTCCACCTCAACATCGCCTCGCCCGGCTGGGCCAAGCACGCCTGGTCCAACCTCTTCGCCCCCTGGAACGCCGGCGCGACCGTCTTCGTGCACAACTACACCCGCTTCGACGCCGAGCGGCTGATGGAGACGATGGACCGGCACGGCGTGACCACGTTCTGCGCGCCCCCCACCGTGTGGCGGATGCTGATCCAGTCCGATCTCACGAAGCTCGCCCGGCCCCCGCGCGAGGCGGTCGCCGCGGGGGAGCCGCTCAACCCGGAGGTGATCGAGAAGGTCCGCGCCGCCTGGGGGGTCACCATCCGCGACGGGTTCGGCCAGACCGAGACCACCCTCCAGATCGGCAACTTCCCCGGCGTACCGGTCAAGCCCGGCTCCATGGGCCGCCCGGCACCCGGCTACGGGATCGTCCTGCTGGACCCGGTCACCGGCAAGGAGTCCGCGGACGAGGGCGAGCTGTGCGTGGACCTGCGCACCCGGCCCGCCGGGGTGACCACCGGCTACCGCGACGACCCGGAGCGCACCGCGGCCGCCATGGCGGACGGGCTCTACCGCACCGGGGACATCGCCTCGCGCGACGCCGACGGGTACCTCACCTACGTGGGGCGGTCCGACGACGTCTTCAAGGCCTCCGACTACAAGATCAGCCCGTTCGAGCTGGAGAGCGCCCTGCTGGAGCACGAGGCGGTCGCGGAGGCCGCCGTCGTCCCGGCCCCCGACGCGCTGCGGCTCGCCGTACCGAAGGCGTACGTCACGCTCGCGGAGGGCTGGGAGCCGGGCCCCGACACGGCCCGCGCGTTGTTCGAGCACTCCCGTACGGTCCTGTCCCCGTACAAGCGGATCCGCCGGATCGAGTTCGGCGAGCTGCCGAAGACGGTCTCCGGCAAGATCCGCCGGGTGGAGCTGCGCGAGCTCACCGAGGCCGGCTCGACCGGGGAGTACGACGAGGCCGACCTGACCTGA
- a CDS encoding catalase, translated as MSKRTLTTESGAPVADNQNSATAGVGGPLLVQDQQLLEKLARFNRERIPERVVHARGSAAYGHFEVTDDVTAYTSAAFLNTVGKKTETFLRFSTVADSLGGSDAVRDPRGFALKFYTEEGNYDLVGNNTPVFFIKDPIKFPDFIHSQKRDPFTGKQEPDNVWDFWAHAPEATHQITWLMGDRGIPASYRHMNGYGSHTYQWTNAQGEAFFVKYHFKTNQGIRSLSSDQAAELVGKDGNSHQTDLLQAIERGVHPSWTLYVQVMPAAEAADYRFNPFDVTKVWPHSDYPLQRVGRLVLDRNPDNVFAEVEQSAFSPNNFVPGITASPDKMLQGRLFAYADAQRYRLGVNHTVLPVNAPKATKADNYGRDGVMALRNGSRHDKNYEPNSYQGPAETGLALGAPKAVNGYTGTHEAPLHTKDDHFFQAGELFRLMSEAEKQRLVANIAGGLSQVTIEDVIEKNLAHFHAADADYGKRVEEAVRALRDA; from the coding sequence ATGTCGAAGCGCACGCTGACGACCGAGTCTGGCGCCCCGGTCGCCGACAACCAGAACTCCGCTACCGCCGGCGTCGGTGGCCCGCTCCTGGTCCAGGACCAGCAGCTCCTGGAGAAGCTCGCCCGCTTCAACCGCGAGCGCATCCCGGAGCGCGTGGTCCACGCCCGCGGCTCCGCGGCGTACGGCCACTTCGAGGTGACCGACGACGTCACCGCGTACACCAGCGCGGCGTTCCTGAACACCGTCGGCAAGAAGACCGAGACCTTCCTGCGGTTCTCCACCGTGGCCGACTCGCTCGGCGGGTCGGACGCGGTACGCGACCCCCGCGGCTTCGCGCTCAAGTTCTACACCGAAGAGGGCAACTACGACCTCGTCGGCAACAACACCCCGGTGTTCTTCATCAAGGACCCGATCAAGTTCCCCGACTTCATCCACTCCCAGAAGCGCGACCCCTTCACGGGCAAGCAGGAGCCGGACAACGTCTGGGACTTCTGGGCGCACGCCCCCGAGGCGACGCACCAGATCACCTGGCTGATGGGTGACCGCGGCATCCCCGCGTCCTACCGCCACATGAACGGCTACGGCTCCCACACCTACCAGTGGACCAACGCCCAGGGCGAGGCCTTCTTCGTCAAGTACCACTTCAAGACGAACCAGGGCATCCGCAGCCTCTCCAGCGACCAGGCCGCCGAGCTCGTCGGCAAGGACGGCAACTCGCACCAGACCGACCTGCTCCAGGCGATCGAGCGCGGCGTGCACCCGAGCTGGACCCTCTACGTCCAGGTCATGCCGGCCGCCGAGGCCGCGGACTACCGCTTCAACCCGTTCGACGTCACCAAGGTGTGGCCGCACAGCGACTACCCGCTGCAGCGCGTGGGCCGTCTGGTCCTCGACCGCAACCCGGACAACGTCTTCGCCGAGGTCGAGCAGTCCGCCTTCTCCCCGAACAACTTCGTCCCGGGCATCACCGCCTCGCCGGACAAGATGCTCCAGGGCCGCCTCTTCGCCTACGCCGACGCCCAGCGCTACCGCCTCGGCGTGAACCACACCGTGCTGCCGGTCAACGCGCCGAAGGCGACGAAGGCCGACAACTACGGCCGCGACGGCGTCATGGCGCTGCGCAACGGCTCGCGCCACGACAAGAACTACGAGCCCAACTCGTACCAGGGTCCGGCCGAGACCGGCCTCGCCCTCGGCGCCCCGAAGGCCGTCAACGGCTACACGGGCACCCACGAGGCCCCGCTGCACACCAAGGACGACCACTTCTTCCAGGCCGGCGAGCTCTTCCGCCTGATGTCGGAGGCGGAGAAGCAGCGTCTGGTGGCGAACATCGCGGGCGGCCTGTCCCAGGTCACCATCGAGGACGTCATCGAGAAGAACCTGGCTCACTTCCACGCCGCGGACGCCGACTACGGCAAGCGCGTCGAGGAGGCCGTGCGCGCCCTGCGCGACGCCTGA
- a CDS encoding TIM barrel protein, translating into MGYTDQRFDVNLSILFTELPLLERPAAAAAAGFTAVELWWPWIETPTPAQAELDALKKALEDAGTQLVGLNFYAGQLPGPDRGAVSVPGAESDRFNANINVAADFAASVGCKALNALYGNRVEGVDPAAQDELALENLVVAARAADRVGAILLIETLNKPESPLYPLVSAPAGIDVVDKVNEATGLGNAKFLLDLYHLAMNDEDLSEVIEKYAAKTGHVQIADKPGRGAPGTGELPLEELLDQLKKAGYEGWVGLEYKAADAAASFAWLPAEARAAR; encoded by the coding sequence ATGGGATACACGGACCAGCGCTTCGATGTGAACCTTTCGATCCTCTTCACGGAACTCCCGCTCCTGGAGCGTCCCGCGGCTGCCGCCGCGGCCGGCTTCACGGCGGTCGAGCTGTGGTGGCCCTGGATCGAGACCCCCACCCCCGCCCAGGCGGAGCTCGACGCCCTCAAGAAGGCTCTTGAGGACGCCGGCACCCAGCTGGTGGGGCTGAACTTCTACGCCGGACAGCTGCCGGGCCCCGACCGCGGTGCGGTATCGGTTCCCGGCGCGGAGTCGGACCGCTTCAACGCCAACATCAACGTGGCCGCCGACTTCGCGGCCTCGGTCGGCTGCAAGGCGCTGAACGCCCTCTACGGCAACCGCGTCGAAGGCGTGGACCCCGCCGCCCAGGACGAGCTCGCCCTGGAGAACCTGGTCGTGGCCGCCCGCGCCGCGGACCGCGTCGGCGCGATCCTCCTGATCGAGACCCTCAACAAGCCCGAGTCGCCGCTCTACCCCCTGGTGAGCGCCCCGGCCGGCATCGACGTGGTGGACAAGGTGAACGAGGCCACCGGCCTCGGCAACGCCAAGTTCCTGCTCGACCTGTACCACCTGGCGATGAACGATGAGGACCTCTCCGAGGTCATCGAAAAGTACGCCGCCAAGACCGGGCACGTCCAGATCGCGGACAAGCCGGGACGCGGTGCCCCCGGCACCGGCGAGCTGCCGCTCGAAGAGCTGCTCGACCAGCTGAAGAAGGCCGGATACGAGGGCTGGGTGGGCCTGGAGTACAAGGCCGCCGACGCCGCCGCCTCCTTCGCGTGGCTGCCGGCCGAGGCCCGCGCCGCGCGCTAG
- a CDS encoding winged helix DNA-binding domain-containing protein: MVSRTTRPVLDARALNRATLARQLLLGRAGMAARDAVGHLVGLQAQNVKPPYFQLHARLAGFAPAELAGLMESRQVVRMVTLRSTLHTHTAHDARTLRPLVQPARDREVNQFRKGLVGVDPARLADHARAFVEDEPRTMGEIRAELFARWPDADPRSLAVAARCLLPLVQVTPRGVWGRSGQVRLTTVEHWLREADAPASRATHTAPDAPASPAAPGSPAAPGSPAAPGSPAAPGSPAAPGSPAAPGSPAAPGSPAEPGSPAEPGSPAAPAAPSVDDAVLRYLAAFGPASVKDMQVWAGLTRLKEAFERLRPRLAAFSDANGVELFDLPDAPRPDPDTPAPPRFLPEFDNLLLSHADRTRVIAPEVKGRTWTGNQAHRTLLVDGFVAGLWKPSTEGDAGADLGSGITVELFGAVPKATRDEIVAEAELLVTTMGGAPAGARGPVRFASIHG; encoded by the coding sequence ATGGTCTCCAGGACAACGCGTCCCGTGCTCGACGCCCGCGCGCTCAACCGCGCCACCCTCGCCCGGCAGCTGCTGCTCGGCCGCGCCGGGATGGCCGCGCGGGACGCCGTGGGGCACCTGGTCGGGCTCCAGGCGCAGAACGTGAAGCCGCCGTACTTCCAGCTCCACGCCCGCCTCGCCGGTTTCGCCCCCGCCGAGCTCGCCGGGCTCATGGAGTCCCGGCAGGTGGTCCGGATGGTCACCCTGCGCTCCACCCTCCACACCCACACCGCCCACGACGCCCGGACCCTGCGGCCGCTGGTCCAGCCCGCCCGGGACCGTGAGGTCAACCAGTTCCGCAAGGGACTCGTGGGCGTCGACCCGGCGCGGTTGGCCGACCACGCCCGCGCCTTCGTCGAGGACGAGCCGCGCACCATGGGCGAGATCCGCGCGGAGTTGTTCGCACGCTGGCCGGACGCCGACCCCCGGTCCCTGGCCGTCGCGGCCCGCTGCCTCCTCCCGCTGGTCCAGGTCACCCCGCGCGGAGTGTGGGGGCGCAGCGGGCAGGTCCGGCTGACCACCGTCGAGCACTGGCTGCGCGAGGCCGACGCGCCCGCGTCACGCGCGACGCACACTGCACCCGACGCGCCCGCGTCACCCGCCGCACCCGGCTCACCCGCGGCACCCGGCTCACCCGCGGCACCCGGCTCACCCGCGGCACCCGGCTCACCCGCGGCACCCGGCTCACCCGCGGCACCCGGCTCACCCGCGGCACCCGGCTCACCCGCGGAACCCGGCTCGCCCGCGGAACCCGGCTCGCCCGCGGCGCCCGCGGCGCCGTCCGTCGACGACGCGGTCCTGCGCTACCTCGCCGCGTTCGGCCCCGCCTCCGTCAAGGACATGCAGGTCTGGGCCGGTCTGACCCGGCTGAAGGAGGCCTTCGAGCGGCTCCGCCCGCGCCTGGCGGCCTTCAGCGACGCGAACGGCGTGGAGCTCTTCGACCTGCCCGACGCGCCCCGACCCGACCCGGACACCCCCGCGCCGCCCCGCTTCCTCCCGGAGTTCGACAACCTCCTCCTGTCGCACGCGGACCGCACCCGTGTGATCGCGCCCGAGGTCAAGGGCCGCACCTGGACGGGGAACCAGGCCCACCGCACCCTCCTCGTCGACGGCTTCGTCGCCGGCCTGTGGAAGCCGTCCACGGAGGGGGACGCCGGCGCCGACCTCGGCTCCGGGATCACGGTCGAACTCTTCGGCGCGGTCCCGAAAGCGACCCGGGACGAGATCGTCGCCGAAGCGGAACTGCTGGTCACCACGATGGGCGGCGCCCCGGCGGGCGCCCGCGGCCCGGTGCGCTTCGCGTCAATCCACGGCTGA
- a CDS encoding TetR/AcrR family transcriptional regulator produces the protein MADRQSLILEAAVRVIARNGVRGLRVEELAAEAGVSTALIYYHFKDRAGLVRRTLAFISDRATGYTDEALADADTEDARTVLLQLLLGELQDLPRVRENSIAWGELRASAVFDADLRAALAESTRCWSQDAAEAVSAAQAAGLADLRAEPLDVAERLTALVEGLSERWLSGSVTLDRARELLTGAVDAELGPRPPLAE, from the coding sequence GTGGCAGACCGCCAGTCGTTGATCTTGGAAGCAGCCGTGCGCGTCATCGCGCGCAACGGAGTCAGAGGGCTGCGCGTCGAGGAGCTGGCGGCCGAGGCCGGGGTCTCCACCGCGCTGATCTACTACCACTTCAAGGACCGCGCCGGCCTGGTCCGGCGCACCCTGGCCTTCATCAGCGACCGCGCCACGGGCTACACGGACGAGGCCCTGGCCGATGCCGACACCGAGGACGCCCGTACGGTCCTCCTCCAGCTCCTGCTGGGCGAGCTCCAGGACCTCCCGCGGGTCCGCGAGAACAGCATCGCCTGGGGCGAGTTGCGGGCCAGCGCCGTCTTCGACGCCGACCTGCGGGCCGCGCTCGCCGAGTCCACCCGCTGCTGGTCCCAGGACGCGGCGGAGGCCGTCTCCGCCGCGCAGGCGGCCGGCCTCGCCGACCTGCGCGCCGAGCCGCTGGACGTGGCCGAGCGGCTCACCGCGCTGGTCGAGGGGCTCAGCGAACGCTGGCTGAGCGGTTCTGTGACCCTGGACCGGGCCCGCGAGCTGCTGACCGGCGCGGTGGACGCGGAGCTCGGCCCCCGTCCTCCCCTCGCCGAGTAG
- a CDS encoding helix-turn-helix domain-containing protein — translation MTEPRDHPFVAAVKPLVDAMGGELIEPSLAQADDVVLAWEGEDLLAVRLPQLSDSLDHILAALQRRHGVPLSELDRKAKQDVVRVLEARGAFSVRHGVETVAGALGVSRFTVYNYLNRENPNKNSRQ, via the coding sequence GTGACCGAGCCCCGCGACCATCCCTTCGTCGCCGCCGTCAAGCCGCTGGTGGACGCGATGGGCGGCGAGCTGATCGAGCCGTCCCTGGCCCAGGCCGACGACGTCGTGCTCGCCTGGGAGGGGGAGGATCTGTTGGCCGTGCGCCTGCCCCAGCTCTCCGACTCGCTGGACCACATCCTGGCCGCCCTCCAGCGCCGGCACGGCGTACCGTTGTCGGAGCTGGACCGGAAGGCGAAGCAGGACGTCGTACGGGTGCTGGAGGCGCGGGGCGCCTTCTCCGTGCGGCACGGTGTGGAGACGGTCGCGGGGGCCCTGGGCGTAAGCCGCTTCACGGTCTACAACTACTTGAACAGGGAAAACCCCAACAAGAACAGCCGCCAGTGA